The sequence ATAAGCCTTTTAGAATAATGTTTTTgatcatcaattaattgtttaaggaatgtttcaagcaaaaatgtcaaaaatttactcattccagcttctcagatgtgaatatttcccGGTTTTCTTAGGATTGTAAACAGAGTATCTTTGGTtgctcaaacaaaacaaaacttgtgatgggcatttttcactattttctgatattttatagaccaaatgatgaatcgattaattgaaaaaaataatatgtagattaatcaataatgaaaataataaataattagttgcagTTATTTGGACAGAATCTCCACAGTGTACTGTAACTCTACAAACCTCTCTAGGTAGGACATGATGATGGGGGGCAGGACAAAGATTGGCATCGGGAGGACCACACGTGTGAAGGCGGTCTCCGTGATTGCCTGGGGAAAGAGATGAGAACATTGTGCACACGCTTCATTTCAAATACTGCAATGAGTTGGatttaattttctctttcatGAGATCAGATGGGTGCTGAGTGATAGGAGCTGAGcaggaaatgatgcattttCCCATTATCAGCCACCATCACATTTGCAATTCACTGAAAAACAGCACACGTCTATGGTATAAACAAATTCAGAGCAGTCAAGGAACAAGCACGCTGAGTATGCAAAAAAGCCACTCACATGTCTTGCAGCAATTTTGGAGGAGCCCACCACATTCCCATTGTTGTCCAGCACATCAATACCTTCAGACAGCTCATTGTGTCTCATCAGGCCCACGTTACAAATGTTTGCACTAGCTGAGGATAGAGACAAAAAGGCAGCTTTCAGTTGTTAAGACATTTCCATAAGACAAGAACAGACGTTGAACACAAGTTAGTGATAGTTTAGAGGAGAGAAATTTTCTTTGAAGAGGACTATCatgtacatttccaggtctatatttatattctggggctgtGCTGGTATATTTTAggatgatttccagttaaaaaaagaacagaacttatttattttatactggctCTAAATGCAGCCCCTCACTTCTGCCTCTGTCagaaacaggccgttttagctcctgtctctttaaggcccccctacCAATGAgcccactttgttctgattggtcaactcCTGGTCTACCCCTCGGTAGACTTCTGGTGACTCGGGAGGCTACGTAACCGTACAATagcagtaggatttcacttgtttttctcGATCTTCACTTGAAATGTCCTCAAATACATATGTACATGTTCGAGACAGAATCtcatctgaaatatgcgagtggacaacgtgaatAACCTTAGCAAAGGCTACagacggccgtttgtgggcatgtgcaaacagtCTGACGtcagtttgatggggaagtagaagtaactttgcaaacggagCGTTCAGAGCGGGCTGAAACccctgggcttttgacttgagggcaaatacattcacctcaagttttggacctttgaccatgtttaacatagacatctgacatcataacagcatataaatgacagaaaatcacaaaaagcatgttatatcccctttaaaaaaatcccTTAATTGCAAACCACTTAAAGTAGTCCTTGAAAAATAAGTTGATAAACTACTGCTGATGTGCAGTTCAGTGCAgtaaaacactataaaaacTTGTGTAAAATAACtattttcacacaaatattaaattattgtcTTGTGCAGTCAACAAGCTTTGAAAGTTGATATTAATGACGTTAATTCTTtgatagagaaaataaaaagaatgaaatcaGAGAGATGTTGTGACTCCAACCACCAGGGGGCCACATAACGACCCCCCATGATTATAACTGTTACACAGGTTCCTTTGAAAACCTACCTACAGCTGGAAATGGGACAAATCTTTGTATTATCATTCTGGTGGCAGGACTCAACTTGTTGGCCTTCTGAATCAACACATTCAATCCcacctgcaaaacaaaacaacactttaagatattacaaaaataaatataacaacttGGGCAAACCACATCTGCCTTGTAAATTAGTTCagttttttgttaattttttcttttttgttttaagtaaAAACCCATAAATTTGTTTACTGTGTcactatttattgattaattttccAGCAAATTACACTATGTATCACAGTTTCAATACTGCTATAACAAATACGACTGCTACTGTGCAGTGTGCAGATATGAATCAGCTTATGACTAAAGACACAGCTCTCAGTCATAGTCAGGGaacattcacaaaaaacaaagtttaaatcTAATTTCTGTAAACTTAAAGAGGATATTGATAtcactgaagaagaaacacacTCACTGCGATGGACACGGCACTTGACACTGCTCCAACGTAGCCTTGAAGAAACTTGGATGTTGGTGTAGGCTAAAGAGGGACAAAATAAGTGTCATTTCATAGCTTTATACGCTTTTAAGACAAAGAGTCAATTTCACGTGTCCCCTCAAATATTTGAGATTGGATGGCTTTAGAAATTGTTAAATTCTATTTTCACAGTAGGTGTTTTAATTAGCCTTAATAGTACAGTATATGAACAAAAGTCACTTTTCTTTATGTGTTTATTCGTATTTAACTCGGCCTGCTACACACGCTCCCCATGCATATTGGTTCCTTCCAGCTATAGAAAACACTacgtagcagcagcagctgagctGGTAGAGCTGCTCAGCTGCACAGCTGTGGAAGTCATGTAGAGTCGTTGCAAATTGCAGTTGTGTTAACGGCAGTGTGACGTATGAATAACCAATCTCAGCTCGCACCATAAAACAGCATGACTTGAATGAAAATGAGTATAAGAATTACTTAGTTTCAGAATTCCCCTATTTTATATAAAGTGACTTTAGCATCAGTGGTTACATCTTGGTTTGCtgtgaacattaacatatgCATTGGGAAACTGTGTCCCCTCAAAAATATCAACTGCATGACGCCCTTGACAGAGATTAAAGTAGTTCCTACCTTTGTGGCGTTGCGGTTGGCATAGTTCACGCAGGCATTGTGACTCTGATTCAGCCACTGTcggaaagaaggaaggaaataaagGAGGGATGAGGGTTATGAAGccaagaaagaaggaaggaaaggacaGAGGGCagcaggaaaaagagaaaaagagacagacagacagatagatagatagatagatagatagatagatagatagatagatagatagatagatagatagatagataagagAGAAGCACCACGTTTTACAATGTGCTTATTCTAGTCTATAACAGGTGGGAAAGCATTGCAAGTACACAATAAAAAGTGCACTTACCAGATGTTCAAAATGGATAATAAATGGTTTTACGATACATGTGTTAATTTACAGTACCTGCCATATAATGGTAGACACCACAGTCTGATTTGGGAGAAGAAGGCCAATGACCTAGATGAAACCAGGGAATAAGAGCTTATTTTTGAGGCAAAATAAGTCCAAAGTTTATTTCATCTATCCCCAAACATGAGCATGTAAATGGATATCTGTGTAGCCGAGTCAGTTTTATGAAACGCTTAATGATTAATGTACGATATTCATATGGAACTTACAATTGGTGTTCCAAATGGTACATAACCTGCACAGTGGAGAAATGGTTTTCAGTGTAAAAACGAAATGACAAAATGGACCAAATTTAACCACTTAGGCAAAGATCTTCATCTGAGGTCGTACCTGACATTCGAAATGGCATGAAGATCTTCTCTCCTGTGTCAGGATGAATGATGGCCTGCGTGCAGAGAGCATGACATCATCCTCATGCTACCAGGAGCTCAGAGACTTGAATGCATGGAAGTGCAGTTAAACTGATGTAACTTATGACTTGGTGAGTCACTTACCTGCTTGATCTTTTGGGCTTCCCACAGCTGCACAGGTACGCCGTGcaattaaaggaaaagaaaatcagGATTACTTTTACACAGCATTACTTACTATGAGACATTCGTGAGCTCCCCACTGTTACTACAATTACTTAATAATGTGTActatgttttctgtatttgataTTCAATCAGAGTTTTGTGTTATAACATTATACTGCAACATACTCTCAACTGTATCACATCAACATCAATAAAAACTCACCTGAAGATCAGAAACTCCAGGTGGAAGCGAGCCATGTTTATAATCATCGAGGAGTTTGATGCAGTCTTTCAGCCGTTTCTAcgtgaaaacaaaacagtgtttaTTGGAACATGAATTCAATGGCAAGAATAAAGCTGGGTATCATTTTCTATACTAGTATTGTTACCACACAATGCTTTTCTTGATACCttactgtgaaaaatataaacaagtttATCTACAAAcccttttttgtcatttaatacAAAAAGTCAATGTTCTTTTTAGGACTgcagatcattttcattattgattaatctgctaaATACTTCCTggatttattcattcattgtttggtctttcaaatgtcaaaaaaaaaacatcttaaagtgTCATAATGACTTATCATATAAGTCAAACTAAAGCAGGAAACTTTTGAGAAGCTAGAAGCAGCAAACtcttggcatttttgctttaaatgaacttttaatcagttatcaaaattgttgataacaattttctgtcaatcagttAATCTACTAATCGTTTCAgttctgcaaatgttttatgttttctgaaCACATAAAATTGTCAAAAATGTGACACCTTCCCATACTACAATACTAATAAAGATATTCTGGTTTGATATATAACACCAGACAGCAGTGGCAGCTTGTGTTAATAATCAACATGTATACAGTATCTACAGGCTTCACCTCGGACACAAACAGGGTGCTGGGGTCAATGATGTCAACAAAGTGTCTCAGACGGCCGAGGAATGAACCctagaaaagacaaaacatgtgACAAAGTTAATTCTTAATGAGAGCTGACACATGAAGATAGAAAAACATCCTCCTCTATGTGAATGGATAATTTCTACAGAAGTCCCCTGACCTGATTTATCATTGCTAACTTAAGTTCCTAAAAAACACTGTTCTCTCTAAAACCCCCTGCAGATATGAAGTAGtagatatttatgtatttaaaatatccCATGTAAGCACAATTTATCGTTTCATATATTGTTGTATATATTCAACAGGGTTGTAGGATACCAGAAATACAAGCACAACCACAACCCCTTAACTGATGTTTGACAAAGCTAGGTACCAAAAACTGATTAACTACTACTTTACTTAAATCTCATCGcattatattcattcatttaacagTCAAATtatattctcagtaaattttaCCTCTCAACACGatggtctaaatgctgtttcaaagaATTCTGCATACTGCCAGGAATATAATACTGGTAACACCAGATCCCTTCATTTTATTataacttttcatcaaaaaTAGTCACTTTTAGCAGCAGTAACtctaaaaaaatccaaaataaacTCCTTCACAGGTCATTTAAATACCCTAATTCCTGAAACAAGACTGAGTACATGAGCTTGGTGTCCTAAATAGCATCTATGGCCTGATCTCCTCATCTGTGATTATCATTGAGGACACTGTGGAAACCGTGAACCATGAGATGCAGTTAAAAGCTCCCGATCATTAATAAGTCAACCTTTGAGCTTCTTCACAATGTACTGTTCCCAAAAGTAAAGAGGAAACATCCATGAAACTGGAATTCTTAACCGTTATATTCTCCAAGTTTAAATATCTGACACTAACTGCACAATTATACAAAACACAGCTGAGATGTTGAAGGAAAACGTTCCCCTTTAGAAGAACTTTAGCGAAAACACCCAGAAAGTTTACATTTACTGAACTCCCTCCTCAAAGTGAAGCTCTGAGCTGCTGGTCCTGTTTTCTGTTCCCCTTCACTGTCTACATCGGCATGCCAATTGCTACGTGTGTGTGCCAACTGTCTGAAAAGGCCCTATAGAGGTTCATGCCAAGAGTCTCTTTGGCAAACCAGATGGACAAAAACATGGCAGCTTCAATCAGATTCCCTCTGAGACGTTTATCAGTTATGAAGGCCGGGCGGCACGGTGGAAAGACAGTGGAACGAACCTTTTCCTACAGTATTTTTAATTATCATTCCAGCATCGGGTGCTAATTGAAAAGACTAGAGAATGAAGATAAACCATCttatctctgtgttttctgccaTGATGCCATTTCTCCATCACATGTCTCCTCCTCTGACAGGGCCATATGTGCTGCAGTGCTGTTTTGTAAGAGTCGTGTGGAGAGAGGATCCATGTGAGCTTTAATTATGCATGAGTTTCAGCTCCCCGGAGAGTACACAACAAGGCTAGCAGAGATGGAGCTCTGAGGAGAGCACAGACAAACCGAGCAAGATTTATGCTGATTCAAGGACTGGCCTAATTTTCACTGCTTTGACGCAAGGAAGTGGAATTATTAAAGCACCTTTATCAACCCTGACAGGAACTGCAGGTGCCAGATGGAAAAATAAAGGGGTTCAAGGGGGTCAGATTGAAAAGATTTCCTACCAATAACTATATATAAGCTGATAAACAAGGATGAATTACTCTCTTCCTGTTATTTAGGCTTCCTGTAAATCATATTATATCCTGTGTTAATTGTGGTGTTCTGTCACAGTTTGGCTCTAAACAAAAGACAAGTTGCTTCCCTTTgagctctt comes from Thunnus maccoyii chromosome 8, fThuMac1.1, whole genome shotgun sequence and encodes:
- the sfxn5b gene encoding sideroflexin-5b, which encodes MAESAECPAFQLGRPRYDQGSFLGRLRHFVDIIDPSTLFVSEKRLKDCIKLLDDYKHGSLPPGVSDLQLWEAQKIKQAIIHPDTGEKIFMPFRMSGYVPFGTPIVIGLLLPNQTVVSTIIWQWLNQSHNACVNYANRNATKPTPTSKFLQGYVGAVSSAVSIAVGLNVLIQKANKLSPATRMIIQRFVPFPAVASANICNVGLMRHNELSEGIDVLDNNGNVVGSSKIAARHAITETAFTRVVLPMPIFVLPPIIMSYLERLRFLQSNRRLLLPIHSIVCLVTFGLSLPVAISLFPQMSQIEVSRLEPEIAMATDCKVVTYNKGL